The Macaca nemestrina isolate mMacNem1 chromosome 12, mMacNem.hap1, whole genome shotgun sequence genome contains a region encoding:
- the LOC105476241 gene encoding FAD-dependent oxidoreductase domain-containing protein 1 isoform X2, whose product MESNVKVQKQEGAKVCLMSPDQLRNKFPWINTEGVALASYGMENEGWFDPWCLLHGLRQKLTSMGVFFCQGEVTRFVTSSQRMMTTDDEMVTLKSIHEVHVKMDHSLEYQPVECAIVINAAGAWSAQIAALAGIGKGPPGTLQGTKLPVEPRKRYVYVWHCPQGPGLETPLVADTSGAYFRREGLGSNYLGGRSPAEEEEPDPANLEVDHDFFQEKVWPHLALRVPAFETLKVQTAWAGYYDYNTFDQNGVVGPHPLVVNMYFATGFSGHGLQQAPGVGRAVAEMILKGSFQTIDLSPFLFNRFYLGEKTQENNIM is encoded by the exons AACAAGTTTCCCTGGATAAACACAGAGGGAGTGGCTCTGGCGTCTTATG GGATGGAGAATGAAGGTTGGTTTGACCCCTGGTGTCTGCTCCACGGGCTTCGGCAAAAGCTCACGTCCATGGGAGTCTTTTTCTGCCAGGGAGAGGTGACAC GTTTTGTCACTTCATCTCAACGCATGATGACCACAGATGACGAAATGGTGACCTTGAAAAGCATCCATGAAGTCCAT GTGAAGATGGATCACAGCCTGGAGTACCAGCCTGTGGAATGCGCCATTGTGATCAACGCAGCCGGAGCCTGGTCTGCACAAATCGCAGCGCTGGCTGGTATTGGAAAGGGGCCGCCTGGCACCCTGCAGGGCACCAAGCTACCTGTGGAGCCGAGGAAAAG GTATGTGTATGTATGGCACTGCCCCCAGGGACCAGGCCTAGAGACTCCGCTTGTTGCAGACACCAGTGGAGCCTATTTCCGCCGGGAAGGATTAGGTAGCAACTACCTAGGTGGTCGTAGCCCTGCTGAG GAGGAAGAACCAGACCCAGCGAACCTGGAAGTGGACCATGATTTCTTCCAGGAGAAGGTGTGGCCCCATTTGGCCCTGAGGGTCCCAGCTTTTGAGACTCTGAAG GTTCAGACAGCCTGGGCCGGCTATTACGACTACAACACTTTTGACCAGAATGGTGTGGTGGGCCCCCACCCACTAGTTGTCAACATGTACTTTGCTACTGGCTTCAGTGGTCACGGGCTCCAGCAGGCCCCTGGCGTTGGGCGAGCTGTGGCAGAGATGATACTGAAGGGCAGCTTCCAGACCATCGACCTGAGCCCCTTCCTCTTCAACCGCTTTTACTTGGGAGAGAAGACCCAGGAGAACAACATCATGTGA
- the LOC105476241 gene encoding FAD-dependent oxidoreductase domain-containing protein 1 isoform X3, translated as MSPDQLRNKFPWINTEGVALASYGMENEGWFDPWCLLHGLRQKLTSMGVFFCQGEVTRFVTSSQRMMTTDDEMVTLKSIHEVHVKMDHSLEYQPVECAIVINAAGAWSAQIAALAGIGKGPPGTLQGTKLPVEPRKRYVYVWHCPQGPGLETPLVADTSGAYFRREGLGSNYLGGRSPAEEEEPDPANLEVDHDFFQEKVWPHLALRVPAFETLKVQTAWAGYYDYNTFDQNGVVGPHPLVVNMYFATGFSGHGLQQAPGVGRAVAEMILKGSFQTIDLSPFLFNRFYLGEKTQENNIM; from the exons AACAAGTTTCCCTGGATAAACACAGAGGGAGTGGCTCTGGCGTCTTATG GGATGGAGAATGAAGGTTGGTTTGACCCCTGGTGTCTGCTCCACGGGCTTCGGCAAAAGCTCACGTCCATGGGAGTCTTTTTCTGCCAGGGAGAGGTGACAC GTTTTGTCACTTCATCTCAACGCATGATGACCACAGATGACGAAATGGTGACCTTGAAAAGCATCCATGAAGTCCAT GTGAAGATGGATCACAGCCTGGAGTACCAGCCTGTGGAATGCGCCATTGTGATCAACGCAGCCGGAGCCTGGTCTGCACAAATCGCAGCGCTGGCTGGTATTGGAAAGGGGCCGCCTGGCACCCTGCAGGGCACCAAGCTACCTGTGGAGCCGAGGAAAAG GTATGTGTATGTATGGCACTGCCCCCAGGGACCAGGCCTAGAGACTCCGCTTGTTGCAGACACCAGTGGAGCCTATTTCCGCCGGGAAGGATTAGGTAGCAACTACCTAGGTGGTCGTAGCCCTGCTGAG GAGGAAGAACCAGACCCAGCGAACCTGGAAGTGGACCATGATTTCTTCCAGGAGAAGGTGTGGCCCCATTTGGCCCTGAGGGTCCCAGCTTTTGAGACTCTGAAG GTTCAGACAGCCTGGGCCGGCTATTACGACTACAACACTTTTGACCAGAATGGTGTGGTGGGCCCCCACCCACTAGTTGTCAACATGTACTTTGCTACTGGCTTCAGTGGTCACGGGCTCCAGCAGGCCCCTGGCGTTGGGCGAGCTGTGGCAGAGATGATACTGAAGGGCAGCTTCCAGACCATCGACCTGAGCCCCTTCCTCTTCAACCGCTTTTACTTGGGAGAGAAGACCCAGGAGAACAACATCATGTGA